Proteins encoded together in one Miscanthus floridulus cultivar M001 chromosome 16, ASM1932011v1, whole genome shotgun sequence window:
- the LOC136514116 gene encoding pentatricopeptide repeat-containing protein At2g15690, mitochondrial-like produces the protein MAATAAIHLRPLRSVAVSSARSRSLLHLLARPLSSSQSGSSYAYHPFPTPAAAAPNHVHHPPHHHHHQQWVPPRNPPPPGAPPQWSPQGHPPPPPRGYGPPPPQQHVPPPPPRGYGPPPPHQHVPPPPPRGYGPPPPGHHMPPPPPRGHEPPPPGQHMPPPPPPPPHAHGPPPPGQHVPLPPPPHGHGPPPPGQHVPPPPPPHGYGPPPPGQHMPPPPHGHGPPPPGQHVPPPPPRGHGSPPPHQQAPPPPEPTAGPGELMGLCREGRVKDAVELLAKGARADPPAFYELAAACSNPKLLEELRKVHDFFLRSPFRGDLRVNNKLLEMYAKCAAMPHARRTFDNMPDRDMDSWHIMIDGYSVNGLGDEALRLFELMKECMAPTSQTYLLVLNACANSEAIEEALLYFDAMSRDHGIEPGVEHYVGIIEVLGKSGHLNEALEFIEKLPFEPNAMVWESLLNLARMNGDIDLEDRAEELLVSLDPSKANPKKLPTPPPKRRLGINMLDGRNKLVEYRLPPKIEKKVVNEQRYVPDTRYVLHDIDQEAKEQALLYHSERLAIAYGLISTPARTPLRIIKNLRICGDCHNAIKIMSRIVGRELIVRDNKRFHHFKDGKCSCGDYW, from the coding sequence atggccgccaccgccgccatccaCCTGCGCCCGCTCCGCTCCGTCGCCGTCTCCTCCGCGAGGTCCCGctcgctcctccacctcctcgccCGCCCCCTCTCCTCTTCCCAATCGGGATCGTCCTACGCCTACCACCCTTTCCCtaccccggccgccgccgcccccaacCACGTCCACCACcctccccaccaccaccaccaccagcagtgGGTGCCGCCAAGGAACCCGCCTCCCCCCGGGGCCCCTCCACAGTGGTCCCCGCAGGGGCATCCGCCTCCGCCGCCCCGCGGCTATGGGCCTCCACCGCCGCAGCAGCATgtgccgcctccgccgccacgcGGCTACGGGCCTCCACCGCCGCACCAGCATgtgccgcctccgccgccacgcGGCTACGGACCTCCACCACCAGGACATCATatgccgcccccgccgccgcgcggACACGAGCCTCCACCACCGGGACAGCAtatgccgccgcctccgcctccgccgccacatGCCCACGGGCCTCCACCACCGGGCCAGCACGTCCCTCTGCCTCCGCCGCCACACGGCCACGGTCCCCCACCACCAGGCCAGCatgtgccgccgcctccgccgccgcacgGCTACGGGCCTCCACCACCGGGACAGCatatgccgccgccgccacacggCCACGGGCCTCCACCACCGGGACAGCatgtgccgccgcctccgccacgcGGCCATGGGTCTCCACCACCGCACcagcaggcgccgccgccgcccgaacCTACGGCGGGGCCTGGGGAGCTGATGGGACTGTGCCGGGAGGGGCGGGTGAAGGACGCCGTGGAGCTTCTGGCCAAGGGTGCGCGCGCCGACCCACCCGCGTTCTACGAGCTCGCGGCCGCCTGCTCCAACCCTAAGCTGCTGGAGGAGCTCAGGAAGGTGCACGACTTCTTCCTCCGCTCGCCCTTCCGTGGTGACCTCCGGGTCAACAACAAGCTGCTCGAGATGTACGCCAAGTGCGCAGCCATGCCCCATGCCCGCAGGACGTTCGACAATATGCCTGACCGCGACATGGACTCGTGGCACATCATGATCGACGGCTACTCGGTCAATGGGCTTGGGGACGAAGCGCTGCGGCTGTTCGAGCTGATGAAGGAGTGTATGGCACCCACCAGTCAGACCTACCTGCTTGTGCTCAATGCTTGTGCCAACTcggaggccatcgaggaggcGCTCCTTTACTTTGATGCCATGTCCAGGGACCATGGCATTGAGCCTGGTGTGGAGCACTATGTTGGGATCATTGAGGTCTTGGGGAAGTCAGGGCATCTCAATGAGGCTCTGGAGTTCATTGAGAAGCTGCCTTTCGAGCCCAATGCCATGGTGTGGGAGTCGCTCTTGAACCTGGCCCGGATGAACGGAGACATTGATCTTGAGGACCGGGCAGAGGAGTTGTTGGTGTCGCTTGATCCGTCCAAGGCAAACCCTAAGAAGCTCCCAACCCCACCTCCGAAGAGGCGCCTGGGAATTAACATGCTTGATGGGAGGAACAAGCTAGTAGAGTACAGGCTGCCACCAAAGATTGAAAAGAAGGTGGTCAATGAGCAGAGGTACGTCCCAGACACAAGATATGTGCTCCATGACATTGATCAGGAGGCCAAGGAACAGGCATTGCTGTACCACAGTGAGAGGCTGGCAATTGCTTATGGTCTGATTAGCACCCCAGCAAGGACTCCACTTCGCATCATTAAGAACCTGAGGATATGTGGGGACTGCCATAATGCCATCAAGATCATGTCAAGGATCGTTGGTAGAGAGCTCATTGTGAGGGACAATAAGAGGTTCCACCATTTCAAGGATGGAAAGTGCTCCTGTGGAGATTATTGGTGA